The Toxorhynchites rutilus septentrionalis strain SRP chromosome 1, ASM2978413v1, whole genome shotgun sequence genome contains the following window.
ACTCCGTGAAAAATTCTCGCTCATTCGTCATGTGACAGGTACAACCGCTGTCAATGACCCAAGCACCCGGAATAGAATCTCCCGCCATAAAACACATTGCGCCCCAGACTGAATCGTCTGCCACCACTGGTTTCGGCTGCTGCTCTCGTTCCACTTGTGCTAGCTTGACCTGCTGATCCTGGGCCGTATTCTTATTAGAATCACTTTCACTTTTCTTTATCGCGAGAAACTTGCGACAATTTCGCTTGAAATGTCCCGCACGTTGGCAAAAGAAACACTTTTTCTGCtcatatttgacactttttgctTCTACTTTGAGCACCTTTTCTTCCTTGGTCATGATTCGACCAGTACCGCTTCGCTTCTGACACTCATCACGTAATCTCGCAACCACCAAGTCCATCGTAAGATCATCTTGTGGGCGATTTTCCAGCGAAGTAACGAAACTACTGAATGAGGATGGTAAACTTCTCAAAAGCATAATGACGCGCAATTGCTCATTCAACTCAACACCCGCACTATCAAGCCGCTCGAATAAATTTTCAACTTCTTCCAGGTGTTTTTCCACGTCACACCCTTTGCTCAAATTGATTGAACATAACTGGTGCAAAAGCATAGCTTGAGTTCCGATAGTGGCCTTTTCATGAAAACACTTTAAATTTTGCCACATATCACGCGCGGTTTCCGCCTTTTCCACAAATCTTAGCTGACTGTCATCAATAGACAAAACAATCGTCGCGCGAGCCTTGGCGTCGTTTTTCTTCCACTGAACATAACCTTCATCCACTTGTTCAGGCTTCAAATTTTCCACCGTTTCCCAGATATCTTCGCGTTCCAATAACGCCTGCATCCGGAACTTCCAAGACACGTAATTCCCATTAGTGAGCTTGGGAAAAGATAGCTTCGATTGATCAGCCATTTTGTTTTCTCCGAACATAAAACTTTTTCTTCAGAAAAACACATGTGGTAATTTCCGGAAAACCGATTTTCTCGACTAAAACACTTTAATTGTCTCTTCCAGcacctgggcccataacctgttgGGTCGAAACGGCAGCAGAATCACGCGGAATGCGTTTGGAAGAGGGACAATTTGAACAACTTCGAGAAAGAAACAACGCGATACTTAGGGAAAACAAAAAGCACGTTTAATTCGTAGCGTTCTAATTTTTGGAATGGATACATCGAGAATACAGTGTTGCTAGTTTCAGTATAATTGTGACACTTGATAACTATTCAACAAGGGGTGATTAATTGCGCTCATCCCATACCAAcagcacctacatccatataaagtccaactggtacaaaaattagagcgtggtgaccatggaatgcgtcgggcatacgtcgattgggtgaacgaacaacagcagcaaaatgctgaattttcgcatcaaattttcttcggcgatgaggcacatttctagctcggtggctatgtgaacacccaaaatttacgtatatggggctcagaaaatccacatgtgattgttgagaggccattgcatccgccaaaagtcactgtttggtgcgcattatggtctagTGGAGTCATctggccgtatttctttgaaaatgaggacggcgagacggtaactgtgaatggtgagcgctatggccgcatgttaaccgattttttttgccacaaattgaggatatggatacggatgacatgtggtttcagcaggatggCGCCACGTGCTAATTTTTAGACTACATTACTGTCTTAATACTAAATGATTTtgtattaattttgttttgaaaattacctgttccggatcaaggtgtgcgaggaagccctaggtggacatttgaatgatgttgtatttcacacataatggcataaaccaaactttaatttgaaataaaaggttcatcgaaattcgaattctaagtgtgttttattttaatttacggaatttaaagttggaaaaccctgtataacaaTACATAAAGCatatttaaaataacattttacccAAAAAGATATGGATGGATGTCTACTTGGTCAATAGGGGAACGGGCTTAGGTTATGACCACGCTAGTGCACGGAGTgggagggggtgtctaaaacTGTGCTGTTTTGCTTTCCacttggtatgtggacagccccgaTGCAAGGTCAACTGGAAACGGACCGAATCGGAATATTCCTCGCAACGAAATGAAGGAAAGTAGACTGAACGATGTAGTAAGTTTTGGATTGAAGGTTGTCTCAAAAGAAGTATCTGGCTTTGCTGGCAATACTGCATAAATTATTGTTGAAATATGTTTGACAAGACTTCGGTTTAATGCTTGTTTAGGAACAATTTTTGGGGtctataatgtttttttttgtgattttgtgaGGGTAATCACACAATTTACTTGATGTTCGAGTCTGTTCTATGCGTGTAGGATAACGTTTTACAGGAAGGTAAGTGAGCATCGCATTCTGATCATTTTATATCAAATGTTGAATTGTTTAGAGCTGTAAAGGCAAAGGCAAATTTCAAAGTCAAAAATACTGAAACAAGATCTTTCTCCGGAAGAAATAATTTGATAGCTTTGATAGATTTATTTGGAAATAAACTTACTACTTGGTTTATTTCCAAAAGTGATTTTGGTATTGATAATTTGTGCTGCATATGAGCTTTCCATAGTCTCATTTGATCATATTATAGCCGACATAAATAATAATTAGAAACGTCTCTTTTTCCACGATCAAAACTATGTAAAAAAACTTCTGGACGATGGCTTTACAAGTGGTATCAACGTGGCAGATATCCAATCTAAGACACGAGAATAATATCAATTCATTCTAACGCTTCCCTCTGTTTTCAGTCACGAACGATCTGTATTCTTAACTCTCTAGAAAAAAGGAATGACGGAACGAATTTGTCTCACCTGTACTAAGCTCACCGCACCGGAACAATTGGTAGTGGTCGGTGACCATAAAGCAGTTCTGGTGGCATTGTCCAAGCATTTTTGGTTCAGCGTAAGTTTAGCTCTGTTCCATACAGTTTACATGACGATTTATCTAAAACAATTTGTTATATTTTAACGTTATTCGGTTCAATTTTTATTCGCTTTGGATTCACTTTTCCGATATTGAATAATTaatcataaaaaattaaattttcagaaAGATGAAATTCAGAACAGTATTCTCTGCTGCTCCTGCTGGGGTAAAATAGATGATTTTCAACAGTTTTATTGTGAAATCGAGCGTCTGTACACATCTCGTTTCCCTGCTGTCCAGGGCGAGTTTGTGGAGGTGAAACAAGAACTACATATTCACGAGATAGATGAACAAGATAGCACCACTATTGATGATACTCAGAATGACATCGATGGGGAGCAAGAGCATCCGACCGTTAAAAAGGAAATGTTTCATGCTGACCAAAAGTCTCTTTTCGGTGATGACGACTACGATGGAGGGTCGGATGAAGCTGAAATGTCGTCGGCTGTGAACGAGCTCGAAATAAAGAGATACTTATCAGGAGGAAATTCGTCTCCGCAGAAGCAGAGCAAAAGGGGAAATCGAGTGGAACGATCGGTGCAACATTGGCGGAAGAAGCTCAATAGTGAGCGATTTATCGCGGAGAACGTCAACATCGAATGTGACACGTGCGCACAGAAGTATGATAGCTTTCAGCAGCTACAGCAACATTCGCTGGAAGAACATCAGAGGCGGGCCTACGTGTTCTGTTGTAAACACAAGTTCAATAAAAAACCCCGGTTGATCGATCACATCCAATTCCATTTGAATCCAATGCAGTTCCAGTGCGATATATGTTTGAAAACGTTCCGACACAGCGAGGCACTGAAGTACCACAAGGACAAGCTGCACAGTGGGGAAGAGAAAACTCTGCAGTGCAGCGTGTGTCCGAAAAAATTTTCAACGAAAAAGTTTCTTAACATCCACGAAAAATACCACCGAAAGTTGGGTGAGAAAAAGTGGCACTGTGCGACCTGTGACAGATACTTCGCGTACGAGTCTATGCTTCGGCAACACAATCGGACGGCACATTCCAACGAATATACGTATGTGTGCCAGGACAGAGACAATGCTATTGATGATACCCAGAATGACCCATTTGGGGAGAAAGAAGGACCTAGCGTTGGAAAGGAAATGCTTCATGTTGATCAGAAATCTCGAATCGATGATGACGCTGATCAGGACGAGGGGGCTGATGGGGAGTCGGATGAGGATGAAATGTCGTCGGCTGTGAACGAGCcgcaaataaaaatggaatcatCAGGAGTGGATGCGACACCAGAGAAAACAAAAAGAGTAAATAGAGTGGATCAAAGTTGGCGGAAAAATCTCAATAGTGAGCAATTTATCGCGGAAAACATCACTATCGTATGTGACACGTGTGCAGAGAAGTATGAAAGCTTCCAGCAACTACAGCAGCATTCGCTGGAGAAGCATCAAAAGCGGGCCTACGTATTCTGTTGTGACCTTAAGTTCTGTACGAAACCCCGGTTGATGGATCACATTCAATTCCATTTGAATCCGTTGCAGTTCCAGTGCGATATTTGTTCGAAAACGTTCCGACACAGCGAAGCTCTGAAGTACCACAAGGACAAACTGCACAGTGGGGAAGAGAAAAATTTGCAGTGTAGCATGTGTCCGAAGAAATTTTCACAGCAAAAGTTTCTTAACATCCATGAAAAGTATCACCGTAAGTTGGATGAGAAAAAATGGCACTGTGCGACCTGTGACAGATACTTCGCGTACGAGTATATCCTCCGGCAACACAATCGAACGGTGCATTCCAACGAGTATACGGATGTGTGCCAGGATAGTACTACTATTAAAGATACTCAGATGGACACAGTTGGGGAGCAAGAGAGCCCCAGCATTAAAAAGGAAATGCCTTATGTTGATCAGATTTCCCTTTCCGATGATAACGTTGATGATGAAGGCGTTGATCGGCAGTCGGATGACGGTGAAATGTCAAACAAAGGATTGTCGTTGGCTGTGAACGAGTCCGAAATAAACATGGAATTATCAGACGTGGAATCGACATCGCAGAAGCAGCGAAAAGGGGGAAATCGGGTGGGAAGACCGGAGCAAAGTTGGCGGAAGAATCTCAATAGTGAGCAATTTATCGCGGAGAACGTCAACATCGAATGTGATACGTGCGCAGAGAAGTATGACAGCTTTCAGCAGCTGCAACAGCATTCGCTGGAAAAGCATCAAAAGCGGGCCTACGTGTTTTGTTGTGACCATAAGTTCTGCACAAAACCCCGGTTGATCGATCACATCCAATTCCATTTGAATCCATTGCAGTTCCAGTGCGATATTTGTTTAAAACCGTTTCGACACAGCGAGGCACTTAAATATCACAAGGACAAGATGCACAGCGGGGAAGAGAAAACTCTACAGTGCAGCATGTGTCcgaaaacattttcaaaacaaaagttTCTTAACATCCACGAAAAGTACCACCGTAAGTTGGGTGAGAAAAATTGGCACTGTGCGATCTGCGATAGATACTTCGCGTATGAGTCTATCCTCCGGCAACACAACCGAACGGTACATTCCAACGAATATACGTACGTGTGCCATGTATGTGCAAGGGGCTTCTACGTACGGACGTCGTACGTTGCGCATATGGAGACAcacgatgaaaatttgaaacgaACTAAGCCACCGGATGAGCGAGTTCAGTGCTCAAGGTGTGGAAGTTGGTAGGTCCTTATTCAGCAAATAAAAAGTTGACGTGatcaattttttcaatattgtcCTCAATCAGGGTATACAAGAAGGGACTGCGAAAGCATATGCTCCGCCACTCGGGTACCCAAACGTGTGAACATTGTGGCCAGGAGTGTAAGAGCGAAATGGCGCTGAGGTATCATTTAGCACAGCACCGGATGGGTGATTTCAAATGTTCGCTTTGCGGAAAGGCTTTCAAACGACAGCTCACGTTGAAGGTGTGTTGGTCACAGTAGGCTTAGAAATACAAAATCTGACATTCTGACATTTTTTTAAGGAACACATGGCCTCCCACACTGGTGAAGTATTGTACCAATGTGACTTCTGTGAGAAGACGTTTAATTCCCATGCAAATCGTGCTTCGCACAGGAAGAAGATGCATCCGAAGGAATGGTTTGAAGACAAGATGCGGAAAAATCCTGAACACCAGAATGAGGAGAGTCCAATAACTGCTGAAGCAATTTCATGAAGAATACCAGAagaattccacgccaaatcagctggCCGTTAACCCGACCCTCTcgggttttttttaaacttggtaCTTCTGATGGAAATTACCtataatcacaattttcattatcgtatgaccaatttaatttacgactattttttttaaaagggcgttCTCAAAATCTTTGatctttcaaaaattcgtaactcgaaatccagatgtctgattaaaatgtgacaaagtttttggaaaattaggaagaataacattttaaatgcacttGTGGGTATAAGCATATGCACAAATACACGGATACATAAAGTTTATTAATGTTGCTACCTTGTAATGAGAAAACATCTTGTTTATTGTACGTGCTTAAATGAAACAAACGTTCGCTGAGTTCTTTTGGTAAAAGTTGCAAGGCATTGGaccttattcccgtatccacATACACTTAAGGTAAGATGACATTagctcggagtacgcacgaaaatttgattgtacgaagtaTTTTCCAGTATTActaaccaaggcgcgtagaagtatatcctaaaggt
Protein-coding sequences here:
- the LOC129768561 gene encoding zinc finger protein 62-like; its protein translation is MTERICLTCTKLTAPEQLVVVGDHKAVLVALSKHFWFSKDEIQNSILCCSCWGKIDDFQQFYCEIERLYTSRFPAVQGEFVEVKQELHIHEIDEQDSTTIDDTQNDIDGEQEHPTVKKEMFHADQKSLFGDDDYDGGSDEAEMSSAVNELEIKRYLSGGNSSPQKQSKRGNRVERSVQHWRKKLNSERFIAENVNIECDTCAQKYDSFQQLQQHSLEEHQRRAYVFCCKHKFNKKPRLIDHIQFHLNPMQFQCDICLKTFRHSEALKYHKDKLHSGEEKTLQCSVCPKKFSTKKFLNIHEKYHRKLGEKKWHCATCDRYFAYESMLRQHNRTAHSNEYTYVCQDRDNAIDDTQNDPFGEKEGPSVGKEMLHVDQKSRIDDDADQDEGADGESDEDEMSSAVNEPQIKMESSGVDATPEKTKRVNRVDQSWRKNLNSEQFIAENITIVCDTCAEKYESFQQLQQHSLEKHQKRAYVFCCDLKFCTKPRLMDHIQFHLNPLQFQCDICSKTFRHSEALKYHKDKLHSGEEKNLQCSMCPKKFSQQKFLNIHEKYHRKLDEKKWHCATCDRYFAYEYILRQHNRTVHSNEYTDVCQDSTTIKDTQMDTVGEQESPSIKKEMPYVDQISLSDDNVDDEGVDRQSDDGEMSNKGLSLAVNESEINMELSDVESTSQKQRKGGNRVGRPEQSWRKNLNSEQFIAENVNIECDTCAEKYDSFQQLQQHSLEKHQKRAYVFCCDHKFCTKPRLIDHIQFHLNPLQFQCDICLKPFRHSEALKYHKDKMHSGEEKTLQCSMCPKTFSKQKFLNIHEKYHRKLGEKNWHCAICDRYFAYESILRQHNRTVHSNEYTYVCHVCARGFYVRTSYVAHMETHDENLKRTKPPDERVQCSRCGSWVYKKGLRKHMLRHSGTQTCEHCGQECKSEMALRYHLAQHRMGDFKCSLCGKAFKRQLTLKEHMASHTGEVLYQCDFCEKTFNSHANRASHRKKMHPKEWFEDKMRKNPEHQNEESPITAEAIS